The Geodermatophilaceae bacterium NBWT11 genome has a segment encoding these proteins:
- the nuoI gene encoding NADH-quinone oxidoreductase subunit NuoI: MSDRTPARRPGGEVEQAGGTASAPAKRTSWLPAPAQGFGVTFSTMFKKVTTEQYPEVPKVTKPRYHGRHVLNRHPDGLEKCVGCELCAWACPADAIYVEGGTNTEEQRFSPGERYGAVYQINYLRCIFCGLCIEACPTRSLTMSNDFELADDNRGDLIYTKEQLMAPLLPGMEQPPHPMRLGDDEKDYYLRVPVEETPRG, translated from the coding sequence ATGTCTGACCGGACCCCCGCCCGCCGCCCCGGCGGGGAGGTCGAGCAGGCCGGTGGCACCGCGTCCGCCCCGGCGAAGCGCACCAGCTGGCTGCCCGCACCCGCCCAGGGCTTCGGGGTGACCTTCTCGACGATGTTCAAGAAGGTGACCACCGAGCAGTACCCCGAGGTCCCCAAGGTGACCAAGCCGCGCTACCACGGGCGGCACGTGCTCAACCGGCACCCCGACGGGCTGGAGAAGTGCGTGGGATGCGAGCTCTGCGCCTGGGCCTGCCCGGCCGACGCCATCTACGTCGAGGGCGGCACCAACACCGAAGAGCAGCGGTTCTCCCCGGGCGAGCGGTACGGCGCGGTCTACCAGATCAACTACCTGCGCTGCATCTTCTGCGGGCTGTGCATCGAGGCCTGCCCCACCCGCTCGCTGACGATGAGCAACGACTTCGAGCTCGCCGACGACAACCGCGGCGACCTGATCTACACCAAGGAGCAGCTGATGGCCCCGCTGCTGCCGGGCATGGAGCAGCCCCCGCACCCGATGCGCCTCGGGGACGACGAGAAGGACTACTACCTGCGGGTGCCGGTCGAGGAGACGCCCCGTGGGTGA
- the nuoH gene encoding NADH-quinone oxidoreductase subunit NuoH produces MSVLAATDQPTLEDFGNDVWWIILIKVVGVFGVLVVMTLFAIVFERKVVARMQQRTGPNRVGPRGYLQSLADGLKLAFKEDIMPTLADKPVYFIAPVIATIPAFLAFSVIPLGPSVSIFGQQTPLQLIDAPIGVLIVLACSAMGVYGIVLGGWASGSTYPLLGGLRSAAQMVSYEIAMGLSIVAVFLYAGTMSTSEIVAAQAGGNELSFFGATFQGPSWYAVLLPVSFVIYVIAVVGETNRAPFDLPEAESELVGGFHTEYSSLKFALFFLAEYVNMVTVSALAATLFLGGWRAPFPISIWDGANTGWWPLLWFFGKVVAALFVFIWLRGTLPRLRYDQFMRFGWKVLVPTALVWILAVATMRTVSREFDLSSGEVALYVGVPIAVVVLGVLLVASRKSNEDTRIAALNAAAGSINPTEPEVLPPVRTGGARRRPAQRTGPARAEGGFPIPPMDLVVPPSPRLSSREGEEVAAGSVVGTGRRTRPTPAGEDTDV; encoded by the coding sequence GTGAGCGTCCTGGCGGCCACCGACCAGCCCACGCTGGAGGACTTCGGGAACGACGTCTGGTGGATCATCCTGATCAAGGTCGTCGGCGTCTTCGGCGTGCTGGTCGTGATGACGCTGTTCGCGATCGTGTTCGAGCGCAAGGTCGTCGCCCGGATGCAGCAGCGCACCGGCCCCAACCGGGTCGGGCCGCGCGGCTACCTGCAGAGCCTGGCCGACGGCCTGAAGCTGGCGTTCAAGGAAGACATCATGCCGACGCTGGCCGACAAGCCGGTGTACTTCATCGCCCCGGTCATCGCGACCATCCCGGCGTTCCTGGCCTTCTCGGTCATCCCGCTGGGCCCGTCGGTGTCGATCTTCGGCCAGCAGACCCCGCTGCAGCTCATCGACGCCCCCATCGGCGTGCTGATCGTGCTGGCCTGCTCGGCGATGGGCGTCTACGGGATCGTGCTCGGCGGCTGGGCCTCCGGCTCCACCTACCCGCTGCTGGGCGGGCTGCGCAGCGCCGCCCAGATGGTCAGCTACGAGATCGCGATGGGGCTGTCGATCGTCGCGGTCTTCCTCTACGCCGGGACGATGAGCACCTCGGAGATCGTCGCGGCCCAGGCCGGCGGCAACGAGCTGAGCTTCTTCGGCGCCACCTTCCAGGGCCCCAGCTGGTACGCCGTGCTGCTGCCGGTGTCCTTCGTCATCTACGTCATCGCGGTGGTGGGGGAGACCAACCGGGCGCCCTTCGACCTCCCCGAGGCCGAGTCCGAGCTGGTCGGCGGGTTCCACACCGAGTACTCCTCGCTGAAGTTCGCGCTCTTCTTCCTCGCCGAGTACGTCAACATGGTCACCGTCTCCGCGCTGGCCGCGACGCTGTTCCTCGGCGGCTGGCGGGCCCCGTTCCCGATCTCGATCTGGGACGGCGCCAACACCGGCTGGTGGCCGCTGCTGTGGTTCTTCGGCAAGGTCGTCGCCGCGCTCTTCGTCTTCATCTGGCTGCGCGGCACGCTGCCCCGGCTGCGCTACGACCAGTTCATGCGCTTCGGGTGGAAGGTGCTCGTGCCCACCGCGCTGGTCTGGATCCTCGCCGTGGCCACCATGCGCACCGTGTCCCGGGAGTTCGACCTGTCCAGCGGCGAGGTGGCGCTCTACGTGGGCGTGCCGATCGCCGTCGTCGTCCTCGGTGTGCTGCTGGTGGCCTCGCGCAAGAGCAACGAGGACACCCGGATCGCCGCGCTCAACGCCGCGGCCGGGTCGATCAACCCGACCGAGCCCGAGGTGCTGCCCCCGGTGCGCACCGGCGGCGCCCGCCGCCGTCCGGCCCAGCGCACCGGCCCGGCCCGCGCCGAGGGCGGCTTCCCGATCCCGCCGATGGACCTCGTCGTCCCGCCCTCGCCGCGGCTGTCGTCGCGCGAGGGCGAGGAGGTCGCCGCGGGCTCCGTCGTCGGCACCGGTCGCCGAACCCGTCCCACCCCTGCAGGAGAGGACACCGATGTCTGA
- a CDS encoding NADH-quinone oxidoreductase subunit G, giving the protein MTTPEPAPAQAPAVPGPHTPEDHVRCTIDGFDVAVPKGTLIIRAAEQIGVQIPRFCDHPLLEPVGACRQCLVEVEGQRKPVASCTVPVTPDMVVKTQLTSEVADKAQQGTMELLLVNHPLDCPVCDKGGECPLQNQAMSSGRTESRFVDVKRTYPKPLPISSQVLLDRERCVLCARCTRFSQQVAGDPFIELFERGANEQVSVSADEPFESYFSGNTVQICPVGALTSAAYRFRSRPFDLRSEPSVCEHCASGCAQRTDYRRGTVMRRLAGDDPQVNTEWNCDKGRFAFRYAAANARITTPLVRRDGELQPASWPEAWAAAAEGLAAAVADGGVGVLPGGRLTVEDAYAYAKFARVALGTNDVDARARAHSAEELAFLEAHVAGTAPGAGAVTYDELVAAPAVLLVGFEPEEESPIVFVRLRRAVRERALPVFDVAPFATRGSEKLDATLLATPPGLEGAVLRALAADSAGGVGAEAAAALRLEGAVVLAGERLAETPGALSALSAVARATGARVAWVPRRAGERGAVEVGALPSLLPGGRAVADPEARTEVGALWGVEVPARVGRDTTGILTGVRDGRLAGLLIGGVDPADLPDPALAETALAAAGFVVSLELFPSAVTDHADVVLPVAAAPEKAGSYLDWEGRVRPFDATLHGTGALTDARVLSGLADALGVRLGLSGVDDARRELVALGGAGRTREVRGLDVAPAGSPRLGAEDVVLASWRQLIDDGTLQRDEPAMAGTARPPVARLGKETALRLDVADGDPVTVSGPSGSITLPAQVTEMPDRVVWVPMRSPGSHVRTDLGVGPGGVVHLTRGSLA; this is encoded by the coding sequence ATGACCACCCCCGAGCCCGCCCCCGCGCAGGCCCCCGCCGTCCCCGGGCCGCACACCCCCGAGGACCACGTCCGCTGCACCATCGACGGCTTCGACGTCGCGGTGCCGAAGGGCACGCTGATCATCCGGGCCGCCGAGCAGATCGGTGTGCAGATCCCGCGGTTCTGCGACCACCCGCTGCTCGAGCCCGTCGGGGCCTGCCGGCAGTGCCTGGTCGAGGTGGAGGGCCAGCGCAAGCCGGTGGCCTCCTGCACCGTGCCGGTCACCCCGGACATGGTGGTGAAGACCCAGCTCACCAGCGAGGTCGCCGACAAGGCCCAGCAGGGCACGATGGAGCTGCTGCTGGTCAACCACCCGCTGGACTGCCCGGTCTGCGACAAGGGCGGGGAGTGCCCGCTGCAGAACCAGGCGATGAGCTCCGGGCGCACCGAGAGCCGCTTCGTCGACGTCAAGCGCACCTACCCCAAGCCGCTGCCGATCAGCTCCCAGGTGCTGCTGGACCGCGAGCGCTGCGTGCTGTGCGCCCGGTGCACCCGGTTCTCCCAGCAGGTGGCCGGGGACCCGTTCATCGAGCTGTTCGAGCGCGGGGCCAACGAGCAGGTCTCGGTGTCGGCCGACGAGCCCTTCGAGTCCTACTTCTCCGGCAACACCGTGCAGATCTGCCCGGTCGGTGCGCTCACCAGCGCCGCCTACCGGTTCCGCTCCCGGCCCTTCGACCTGCGCAGCGAGCCCAGCGTGTGCGAGCACTGCGCCTCGGGCTGCGCCCAGCGCACCGACTACCGGCGCGGCACCGTCATGCGCCGGCTGGCCGGGGACGACCCGCAGGTCAACACCGAGTGGAACTGCGACAAGGGCCGGTTCGCCTTCCGCTACGCCGCCGCGAACGCCCGGATCACCACCCCGCTCGTCCGCCGGGACGGCGAACTGCAGCCCGCCTCCTGGCCCGAGGCCTGGGCCGCGGCGGCCGAGGGGCTGGCCGCAGCGGTCGCCGACGGCGGGGTCGGGGTGCTCCCCGGCGGCCGGCTGACCGTCGAGGACGCCTACGCCTACGCCAAGTTCGCCCGGGTCGCCCTGGGCACCAACGACGTCGACGCCCGGGCCCGCGCGCACTCCGCCGAGGAGCTCGCCTTCCTGGAGGCGCACGTCGCCGGCACCGCCCCCGGCGCCGGCGCGGTCACCTACGACGAGCTCGTCGCCGCCCCTGCCGTGCTGCTGGTCGGGTTCGAGCCCGAGGAGGAGTCGCCGATCGTCTTCGTCCGGCTCCGCCGCGCCGTCCGCGAGCGGGCGCTGCCGGTCTTCGACGTCGCCCCCTTCGCCACCCGGGGCAGCGAGAAGCTCGACGCCACCCTGCTCGCCACCCCGCCCGGGCTGGAGGGCGCGGTGCTCCGGGCCCTGGCCGCGGACTCCGCCGGCGGGGTCGGTGCCGAGGCCGCCGCCGCACTGCGCCTGGAGGGTGCGGTCGTGCTCGCCGGGGAACGGCTGGCCGAGACGCCCGGCGCGCTGTCGGCGCTGTCCGCGGTCGCTCGCGCCACCGGTGCCCGGGTCGCCTGGGTGCCCCGCCGGGCCGGGGAGCGCGGTGCCGTCGAGGTGGGTGCGCTGCCCAGCCTGCTGCCCGGGGGCCGCGCCGTCGCCGACCCCGAGGCCCGCACCGAGGTCGGCGCCCTGTGGGGCGTCGAGGTGCCCGCCCGCGTGGGCCGGGACACCACCGGCATCCTCACCGGCGTCCGGGACGGCCGGCTCGCCGGGCTGCTCATCGGCGGCGTCGACCCCGCCGACCTGCCCGACCCCGCCCTCGCCGAGACGGCTCTCGCCGCGGCCGGCTTCGTGGTCAGCCTGGAGCTGTTCCCGAGTGCGGTCACCGACCACGCCGACGTCGTCCTGCCGGTCGCCGCCGCGCCGGAGAAGGCCGGCAGCTACCTCGACTGGGAGGGCCGGGTGCGGCCCTTCGACGCCACGCTGCACGGCACCGGCGCGCTCACCGACGCCCGGGTGCTGTCGGGGCTGGCCGACGCGCTCGGTGTCCGGCTGGGCCTGTCCGGGGTGGACGACGCCCGCCGCGAGCTGGTCGCCCTCGGCGGCGCCGGCCGCACCCGTGAGGTCCGCGGCCTGGACGTCGCCCCTGCCGGCAGCCCGCGGCTGGGCGCCGAGGACGTGGTGCTGGCCTCCTGGCGGCAGCTCATCGACGACGGCACGCTCCAGCGCGACGAGCCGGCGATGGCCGGCACCGCCCGCCCGCCGGTCGCCCGGCTGGGCAAGGAGACCGCGCTGCGGCTGGACGTCGCCGACGGCGACCCGGTCACGGTGAGCGGCCCGTCCGGGTCGATCACCCTGCCGGCGCAGGTCACCGAGATGCCCGACCGCGTCGTGTGGGTGCCGATGCGCTCGCCCGGCAGCCACGTGCGCACCGACCTGGGCGTCGGCCCCGGCGGCGTCGTGCACCTGACCCGCGGGAGCCTCGCGTGA
- the nuoF gene encoding NADH-quinone oxidoreductase subunit NuoF: protein MPLTPVLTTRYAEERSWTIETYERTEGYVAWRQALGMTPDELVGLVKDSGLRGRGGAGFPTGMKWSFIPQPKPGETPTGPAAKPKYLVVNADEGEPGTCKDVPLMMADPHSLVEGVAIASYAIRCHVAVIYVRGEAVHAHRRMVAAVAEAYAAGHLGTDVHGSGYDLEVVVHAGAGAYVCGEETALLDSLEGMRGQPRLKPPFPAVAGLYGAPTVVNNVETLASVPFVVRGGSAWFKEFGPEKSPGPKIYSLSGRVVHPGQYEAPMGTTMRELLEMAGGVRPGHELKFWTPGGSSTPYFTAEHLDVPLDFDSVAAAGSMLGTTALMVFDETDSIVEATLRFTEFYAHESCGKCTPCREGTYWLVQILERLVAGRGTARDLDLLTDTCDNILGRSFCALGDGATSCIASSLKYFRDDYVALLPEDEQGRLGRSLRLEPVGAMA from the coding sequence CCCGACGAGCTGGTCGGCCTGGTCAAGGACTCCGGCCTGCGCGGCCGCGGGGGAGCGGGCTTCCCCACCGGGATGAAGTGGTCGTTCATCCCGCAGCCGAAGCCCGGGGAGACCCCCACCGGCCCGGCCGCGAAGCCGAAGTACCTGGTGGTCAACGCCGACGAGGGCGAGCCCGGCACCTGCAAGGACGTCCCGCTGATGATGGCCGACCCGCACTCCCTGGTGGAGGGCGTGGCCATCGCCTCGTACGCGATCCGCTGCCACGTCGCCGTCATCTACGTGCGCGGGGAGGCCGTGCACGCCCACCGCCGGATGGTCGCCGCGGTCGCCGAGGCCTACGCCGCCGGCCACCTCGGGACCGACGTGCACGGCTCGGGCTACGACCTGGAGGTCGTGGTGCACGCCGGGGCCGGCGCCTACGTCTGCGGGGAGGAGACCGCGCTGCTGGACTCCCTGGAGGGGATGCGCGGGCAGCCCCGCCTCAAGCCGCCGTTCCCCGCCGTCGCCGGGCTCTACGGCGCCCCGACCGTGGTCAACAACGTGGAGACGCTGGCCAGCGTGCCGTTCGTGGTGCGCGGCGGGTCGGCCTGGTTCAAGGAGTTCGGGCCGGAGAAGTCGCCCGGGCCGAAGATCTACTCGCTGTCGGGCCGGGTGGTGCACCCCGGGCAGTACGAGGCGCCGATGGGCACCACGATGCGCGAGCTGCTGGAGATGGCCGGCGGGGTGCGGCCCGGGCACGAGCTCAAGTTCTGGACGCCGGGCGGGTCGAGCACGCCCTACTTCACCGCCGAGCACCTCGACGTCCCGCTGGACTTCGACTCCGTCGCCGCCGCGGGCTCCATGCTGGGGACGACGGCGCTGATGGTCTTCGACGAGACCGACTCGATCGTCGAGGCCACCCTGCGGTTCACCGAGTTCTACGCCCACGAGTCCTGCGGCAAGTGCACCCCGTGCCGGGAGGGCACCTACTGGCTGGTCCAGATCCTGGAGCGGCTGGTCGCCGGGCGCGGCACCGCCCGCGACCTGGACCTGCTCACCGACACCTGCGACAACATCCTGGGCCGCTCGTTCTGCGCCCTCGGTGACGGTGCCACCAGCTGCATCGCGTCCTCCCTGAAGTACTTCCGCGACGACTACGTCGCCCTGCTGCCCGAGGACGAGCAGGGCCGGCTGGGTCGTTCCCTGCGCCTCGAGCCGGTCGGAGCCATGGCATGA